Proteins found in one Triticum aestivum cultivar Chinese Spring chromosome 4D, IWGSC CS RefSeq v2.1, whole genome shotgun sequence genomic segment:
- the LOC100146097 gene encoding transcription factor ICE1 isoform X2 codes for MLSQFNSSLWVQEGDVHEHQGLGHDQAALMGQEAGNDHNQHLLPMPSGGGGGFRAPPMLDDDSWYFNPGAVGDAAGNGSMIPAPATMEASGSSSGFGDASQMFPLLNPGVGGTGPLDVPGFDLDISGDLSAFLGAGNAPNTSLLPRGNTDFLGSFGGFGTAPAQTTDFGGLAGFDLFDTGAQGWSGPSSEGPAAPAPQTAPFSGQGNAKALRPLDTFPASGAQPTLFQKRALRRNAGEEDGGRKRKAAEPDIILDDADDDIISIDASGLIYDSEDGRGVEESGRKDGNESNANSTVTGGATAEGNAKKKGMPAKNLMAERRRRKKLNDRLYALRSVVPRISKMDRASILGDAIEYLKELKQKINVLQNELEASPSASSLPPTPTSFHPLTPTTPTMPALPSRVKEELASSAAQEPCVEVKLREGRVVNIRMMCSRRPGVVHSSLKALEGLGLDVQQAVISYFNDFTLDVFKAECKDGPGPQPEEIKAVLLHCAGFHPAV; via the exons ATGCTGTCGCAGTTCAATAGTTCTCTTTGGGTGCAGGAAGGCGACGTCCATGAACACCAGGGCCTCGGTCACGACCAGGCGGCGCTGATGGGGCAGGAGGCCGGCAACGACCACAACCAGCACCTCCTGCCTATGCCCTCGGGCGGAGGCGGGGGGTTCCGCGCCCCACCGATGCTTGATGACGACAGCTGGTACTTCAACCCGGGCGCGGTCGGCGACGCCGCCGGGAACGGGTCCATGATCCCGGCGCCGGCAACTATGGAAGCGTCGGGATCTAGCTCCGGATTCGGAGATGCTTCCCAGATGTTCCCGCTCCTCAACCCGGGAGTGGGAGGTACGGGACCGCTCGACGTCCCTGGGTTCGACCTCGACATCTCCGGCGACCTCTCGGCGTTTCTTGGCGCCGGGAACGCGCCGAACACATCCCTGCTGCCGCGTGGGAACACAGACTTCCTCGGCTCGTTCGGTGGCTTCGGCACCGCACCGGCACAAACGACGGACTTCGGTGGCCTCGCTGGTTTCGACTTGTTCGATACCGGCGCCCAGGGCTGGAGCGGCCCATCCTCAGAGGGGCCGGCTGCTCCGGCGCCCCAGACCGCTCCCTTCTCTGGGCAGGGCAACGCGAAGGCGCTGAGGCCGCTGGATACCTTCCCGGCGTCGGGCGCGCAGCCAACGCTCTTCCAGAAGCGCGCACTCCGACGTAACGCCGGGGAAGAGGACGGCGGGAGGAAGCGTAAGGCAGCGGAGCCTGACATAATACTCGACGACGCCGACGATGACATCATCAGCATCGACGCGTCCGGGTTGATTTACGACTCGGAGGACGGGAGGGGCGTCGAGGAGAGCGGCAGGAAGGACGGCAACGAGTCCAACGCCAACAGCACGGTCACCGGCGGCGCTACGGCTGAAGGGAACGCAAAGAAGAAGGGGATGCCGGCCAAGAACCTCATGGCGGAGCGCCGTCGCCGTAAGAAGCTCAACGACCGGCTGTACGCGCTTCGGTCTGTCGTGCCCAGGATCAGCAAG ATGGACAGGGCCTCTATTCTTGGTGATGCAATCGAGTACCTCAAGGAGCTCAAGCAGAAGATCAATGTTCTTCAGAATGAGCTGGAGGCATCTCCTTCCGCGTCTTCGCTGCCTCCGACACCTACAAGCTTCCACCCTCTGACTCCTACAACTCCTACAATGCCCGCGCTGCCATCTCGCGTGAAGGAGGAACTGGCAAGCTCTGCTGCTCAGGAACCATGT GTTGAGGTTAAGCTTCGGGAAGGTCGGGTTGTCAACATCCGCATGATGTGCTCTCGCAGGCCAGGTGTTGTGCATTCTTCCTTGAAGGCCCTCGAAGGCCTTGGTCTTGACGTGCAGCAAGCTGTTATCAGCTATTTCAATGACTTTACATTGGATGTCTTCAAGGCTGAG TGCAAGGATGGCCCTGGTCCTCAGCCTGAGGAAATCAAGGCGGTGCTCCTGCATTGTGCGGGGTTCCATCCAGCGGTCTAG
- the LOC100146097 gene encoding transcription factor ICE1 isoform X1: MLSQFNSSLWVQEGDVHEHQGLGHDQAALMGQEAGNDHNQHLLPMPSGGGGGFRAPPMLDDDSWYFNPGAVGDAAGNGSMIPAPATMEASGSSSGFGDASQMFPLLNPGVGGTGPLDVPGFDLDISGDLSAFLGAGNAPNTSLLPRGNTDFLGSFGGFGTAPAQTTDFGGLAGFDLFDTGAQGWSGPSSEGPAAPAPQTAPFSGQGNAKALRPLDTFPASGAQPTLFQKRALRRNAGEEDGGRKRKAAEPDIILDDADDDIISIDASGLIYDSEDGRGVEESGRKDGNESNANSTVTGGATAEGNAKKKGMPAKNLMAERRRRKKLNDRLYALRSVVPRISKMDRASILGDAIEYLKELKQKINVLQNELEASPSASSLPPTPTSFHPLTPTTPTMPALPSRVKEELASSAAQEPCVEVKLREGRVVNIRMMCSRRPGVVHSSLKALEGLGLDVQQAVISYFNDFTLDVFKAEQCKDGPGPQPEEIKAVLLHCAGFHPAV, from the exons ATGCTGTCGCAGTTCAATAGTTCTCTTTGGGTGCAGGAAGGCGACGTCCATGAACACCAGGGCCTCGGTCACGACCAGGCGGCGCTGATGGGGCAGGAGGCCGGCAACGACCACAACCAGCACCTCCTGCCTATGCCCTCGGGCGGAGGCGGGGGGTTCCGCGCCCCACCGATGCTTGATGACGACAGCTGGTACTTCAACCCGGGCGCGGTCGGCGACGCCGCCGGGAACGGGTCCATGATCCCGGCGCCGGCAACTATGGAAGCGTCGGGATCTAGCTCCGGATTCGGAGATGCTTCCCAGATGTTCCCGCTCCTCAACCCGGGAGTGGGAGGTACGGGACCGCTCGACGTCCCTGGGTTCGACCTCGACATCTCCGGCGACCTCTCGGCGTTTCTTGGCGCCGGGAACGCGCCGAACACATCCCTGCTGCCGCGTGGGAACACAGACTTCCTCGGCTCGTTCGGTGGCTTCGGCACCGCACCGGCACAAACGACGGACTTCGGTGGCCTCGCTGGTTTCGACTTGTTCGATACCGGCGCCCAGGGCTGGAGCGGCCCATCCTCAGAGGGGCCGGCTGCTCCGGCGCCCCAGACCGCTCCCTTCTCTGGGCAGGGCAACGCGAAGGCGCTGAGGCCGCTGGATACCTTCCCGGCGTCGGGCGCGCAGCCAACGCTCTTCCAGAAGCGCGCACTCCGACGTAACGCCGGGGAAGAGGACGGCGGGAGGAAGCGTAAGGCAGCGGAGCCTGACATAATACTCGACGACGCCGACGATGACATCATCAGCATCGACGCGTCCGGGTTGATTTACGACTCGGAGGACGGGAGGGGCGTCGAGGAGAGCGGCAGGAAGGACGGCAACGAGTCCAACGCCAACAGCACGGTCACCGGCGGCGCTACGGCTGAAGGGAACGCAAAGAAGAAGGGGATGCCGGCCAAGAACCTCATGGCGGAGCGCCGTCGCCGTAAGAAGCTCAACGACCGGCTGTACGCGCTTCGGTCTGTCGTGCCCAGGATCAGCAAG ATGGACAGGGCCTCTATTCTTGGTGATGCAATCGAGTACCTCAAGGAGCTCAAGCAGAAGATCAATGTTCTTCAGAATGAGCTGGAGGCATCTCCTTCCGCGTCTTCGCTGCCTCCGACACCTACAAGCTTCCACCCTCTGACTCCTACAACTCCTACAATGCCCGCGCTGCCATCTCGCGTGAAGGAGGAACTGGCAAGCTCTGCTGCTCAGGAACCATGT GTTGAGGTTAAGCTTCGGGAAGGTCGGGTTGTCAACATCCGCATGATGTGCTCTCGCAGGCCAGGTGTTGTGCATTCTTCCTTGAAGGCCCTCGAAGGCCTTGGTCTTGACGTGCAGCAAGCTGTTATCAGCTATTTCAATGACTTTACATTGGATGTCTTCAAGGCTGAG CAGTGCAAGGATGGCCCTGGTCCTCAGCCTGAGGAAATCAAGGCGGTGCTCCTGCATTGTGCGGGGTTCCATCCAGCGGTCTAG